One segment of Niabella beijingensis DNA contains the following:
- a CDS encoding ferritin-like domain-containing protein, with the protein MKNDHLQPELPGKEAVYTKNVSRKKFLSVLGIGGLGLAAVASCSRDDDGMDNTVPPGSIDLGKGDTGILNYAYALEQLEAAFYTKVAASPYSGITAAETALLTDIRDHEVAHREFFKKALGAAAIPALNVNFSAIDFGKRDSVLATAKAFEDLGVSAYNGAGALIADKNYLALAGKIVSVEARHAAYIRDLISNGSFADSTVIDANGMDKAQSPADVLMIAQSFLTSKLWGGNLPQS; encoded by the coding sequence AACGTCAGCCGGAAAAAATTTCTTTCCGTGCTGGGTATCGGCGGTCTGGGTCTTGCTGCGGTTGCTTCCTGCAGCAGGGATGATGATGGTATGGATAATACCGTACCCCCCGGCAGCATCGATCTTGGAAAAGGCGACACCGGGATTCTGAATTACGCCTATGCACTGGAGCAGCTGGAAGCTGCTTTTTATACAAAGGTTGCAGCATCACCTTACTCCGGTATCACTGCGGCAGAAACCGCGTTGCTTACGGATATCCGCGATCATGAAGTGGCGCACCGGGAGTTTTTTAAGAAAGCGCTTGGTGCCGCCGCCATCCCCGCATTAAACGTAAATTTTTCTGCGATCGACTTTGGAAAAAGAGATTCAGTGCTGGCCACTGCAAAAGCCTTTGAGGATCTGGGCGTGTCAGCATATAACGGCGCGGGGGCGCTGATCGCTGATAAAAACTATTTAGCACTTGCGGGAAAAATTGTTTCGGTAGAAGCCCGGCATGCGGCTTATATCCGCGATCTTATCAGCAACGGTTCTTTTGCAGACAGTACTGTTATAGACGCCAATGGCATGGATAAAGCCCAAAGTCCGGCAGATGTATTAATGATCGCACAATCCTTTCTGACATCCAAACTGTGGGGCGGTAATTTGCCCCAATCCTGA
- a CDS encoding ferritin-like domain-containing protein produces MNLHQLFNSIEKADPDIYDRLGSRRKAIRNFAGIGGKLALAAVPLALGGLLNKAYGQSAPKDITGVLQYALTLEYLEAEFYTKAVASGIIPAGPATGALTTIRDHENQHVAFLTAVIKQLGATPVTKPTFDFTAGGHFANVFTNYDVLLAVAQTFEDTGVRAYKGQAGVLMSNNTVLTAALNIHSVEARHASHIRQMRRARNNDATIKPWITGKNPGGINDDAVQKSYNGEELTTQAGIDLTGFVSSNAASESFDEPLTYDQVIAIVQPFIK; encoded by the coding sequence ATGAACCTGCATCAACTATTTAACAGCATAGAAAAAGCCGACCCGGATATTTATGACCGTCTTGGTTCCCGGAGGAAGGCCATCCGTAACTTCGCCGGCATCGGAGGCAAACTTGCACTGGCAGCTGTACCGCTGGCACTGGGCGGTCTTTTAAATAAAGCATACGGCCAGTCAGCACCAAAAGATATTACAGGTGTTTTACAGTATGCCCTTACCCTGGAATACCTGGAAGCGGAATTCTACACCAAGGCCGTAGCCTCAGGGATCATACCTGCGGGCCCCGCCACCGGCGCATTGACGACCATCCGCGACCATGAGAATCAGCATGTGGCATTTTTAACAGCAGTGATCAAGCAATTGGGTGCAACACCTGTAACCAAACCCACATTTGATTTTACCGCCGGAGGGCATTTTGCAAATGTGTTCACCAACTATGATGTATTGCTGGCAGTGGCCCAGACTTTTGAAGATACCGGGGTGCGCGCTTACAAAGGACAGGCCGGGGTATTGATGAGCAATAATACCGTGCTTACGGCGGCATTGAACATCCATTCGGTAGAGGCCCGGCATGCCTCGCACATACGCCAGATGCGGCGGGCACGTAACAATGATGCCACCATCAAACCCTGGATCACCGGGAAAAACCCGGGAGGCATTAATGATGATGCGGTGCAGAAAAGTTACAACGGAGAAGAACTCACAACCCAGGCCGGCATTGATCTTACAGGCTTTGTAAGCAGTAACGCCGCGTCGGAAAGTTTTGATGAGCCGCTGACCTACGACCAGGTGATCGCCATCGTGCAGCCATTTATCAAATAA
- a CDS encoding NAD(P)/FAD-dependent oxidoreductase, with product MEENRSFDVIIIGGSYAGLSAAMALGRSLKKVLILDSGTPCNATTPHSHNFLTQDGKPPAEIATRARQQVEQYPTVLFQTDPATAADSSGSRFRITTASGRHYEGRKLIFAAGIRDLLPAIKGVADCWGRSVIHCPYCHGYEYRDHKTGILANGAAALHLAALVRNLTGDLILLTNGTPEFTEEELQRLQQHGIPVRQTEIAELEHAEGQLQQVVFKDGSKIPLQALYARVPFEQQTPLAAALGCAFTEQGYIMVDATQKTTVPGIFACGDTASPMRSVANAVAGGNLAGAMANNDLSQEAWNIV from the coding sequence ATGGAAGAGAACAGATCCTTTGATGTGATCATCATCGGGGGCAGCTATGCCGGGCTTTCCGCAGCGATGGCCCTGGGCCGGTCCTTAAAAAAGGTATTGATACTGGATAGCGGAACCCCCTGCAATGCCACTACACCGCATTCGCATAATTTTCTTACCCAGGATGGCAAACCTCCTGCGGAAATAGCCACCCGCGCACGGCAACAGGTAGAACAATACCCTACCGTGCTTTTCCAGACGGATCCGGCCACGGCGGCGGACTCATCCGGCTCCCGGTTCCGGATCACAACGGCATCGGGCAGGCATTATGAAGGAAGGAAATTGATCTTTGCTGCCGGTATCAGGGACCTGCTGCCGGCGATCAAGGGTGTTGCCGATTGCTGGGGCAGATCTGTGATCCATTGTCCTTACTGTCATGGTTATGAATACCGCGATCATAAAACGGGGATCCTTGCAAACGGTGCGGCAGCGCTGCATTTGGCAGCACTGGTCCGCAATCTTACCGGTGATCTTATATTGCTCACCAACGGTACTCCGGAATTTACAGAAGAAGAACTGCAGCGCCTGCAGCAACATGGCATTCCTGTAAGGCAAACGGAAATTGCTGAGCTGGAGCATGCGGAAGGTCAACTGCAGCAGGTTGTATTTAAAGACGGTTCTAAAATACCGTTGCAGGCATTGTATGCACGGGTCCCATTTGAGCAACAGACCCCGTTGGCTGCAGCATTGGGCTGTGCCTTTACGGAACAGGGATATATTATGGTGGATGCCACTCAAAAGACCACGGTCCCGGGTATTTTTGCCTGCGGCGATACGGCTTCTCCCATGCGTTCCGTAGCTAATGCTGTTGCAGGCGGCAATCTTGCAGGCGCGATGGCGAATAACGATCTTTCGCAGGAAGCCTGGAACATTGTATAA
- a CDS encoding DUF1572 family protein, with protein sequence MNPNYLESVIRQFEYYKLLGEKTIAQLPDDALFRQFNEASNSIAIIVNHLHGNMLSRWTGFLTTDGEKEWRNRDSEFEDHISSRDELLGRWEEGWGILLHTLRSLKEEDLLKTVYIRNQGHTVLEAINRQLAHYPYHIGQIVYLGKMYAEKWTSLSIPKGQSAQYNNNKFAQLPHQEHFTSEFLDNTAGSKNEKE encoded by the coding sequence ATGAACCCAAATTACCTTGAAAGTGTCATCCGGCAGTTTGAGTATTATAAATTGCTGGGAGAAAAAACGATCGCGCAACTCCCGGATGACGCACTCTTCCGGCAATTCAATGAAGCAAGCAACAGCATTGCCATCATAGTAAATCATCTGCACGGCAATATGCTGAGCCGCTGGACCGGGTTTCTGACAACGGATGGAGAAAAGGAATGGCGCAACCGCGACAGCGAGTTTGAAGATCACATCTCTTCCAGGGATGAACTGCTGGGCAGGTGGGAAGAAGGATGGGGGATATTGTTACACACTTTACGGTCATTAAAAGAAGAAGACCTTCTTAAAACGGTGTACATCCGTAATCAGGGTCACACGGTGCTGGAAGCCATTAACCGGCAACTGGCGCATTATCCTTATCATATCGGGCAGATCGTATACCTGGGTAAAATGTATGCTGAAAAATGGACATCGCTTTCCATACCGAAAGGACAATCGGCACAATACAATAATAATAAATTCGCGCAGCTGCCGCACCAGGAACACTTTACTTCCGAGTTCCTTGATAACACAGCCGGCAGCAAAAACGAAAAAGAATAA
- a CDS encoding acyl-CoA thioesterase translates to MDAKITESRVKIRFNDCDPFSHLNNSRYIDYIMDAREDQVWEHYRFDLYKLAREEQRGWVSAQTQVSYMFPAFAGEMVTIQTRLLAYTEKSLLLEGLMWDNDKTRLKALLWTKLVHFDLKTQQSLRHSDTLLDFFRGLAYPLDQAVSFEERVHTFRQQPKLNNHEPKLP, encoded by the coding sequence ATGGATGCAAAAATCACAGAAAGCAGGGTCAAGATCCGTTTTAACGACTGCGATCCGTTCAGTCACCTGAACAATTCACGCTATATCGATTACATTATGGATGCAAGGGAAGACCAGGTATGGGAACACTACCGGTTCGATCTTTATAAACTGGCCCGGGAAGAGCAGCGTGGCTGGGTATCGGCTCAAACCCAGGTCTCTTATATGTTTCCGGCCTTTGCCGGAGAAATGGTAACCATACAGACCCGCTTGCTGGCATACACGGAAAAAAGCCTGCTGCTGGAAGGGCTGATGTGGGACAATGATAAAACCCGGCTGAAGGCATTATTATGGACCAAGCTGGTCCACTTCGATCTTAAGACCCAGCAAAGTCTCCGTCATTCAGATACCCTGCTGGATTTTTTCCGGGGCCTGGCATATCCCCTGGACCAGGCAGTTTCTTTTGAAGAGCGGGTACATACTTTCAGACAACAACCCAAACTAAATAACCATGAACCCAAATTACCTTGA
- a CDS encoding TetR/AcrR family transcriptional regulator — protein sequence MTLSVSKSERTRRFIIERTAPVFNTKGYAGTSLTDLTHVTGLTKGGLYGNFENKDAIAVAAFDYNFGKVTAYLKDKINAKDNAVERLLTYPEVYRNFLRIPFLKSGCPILNTASEADDTHPQLKEKAAAALAFWKQAVKNQVKRGIGRKEIRPDVHPVQTAVVLMALVEGAVLQAKTTGRTAELHMAMDFLEKFIKGLAV from the coding sequence ATGACCCTGTCAGTATCAAAATCGGAACGGACCCGCCGGTTCATTATTGAAAGAACAGCTCCTGTTTTTAACACAAAAGGATATGCAGGTACCTCTTTAACGGATCTCACCCATGTTACGGGTTTAACAAAAGGAGGGCTTTACGGCAACTTTGAAAACAAAGATGCCATTGCGGTAGCAGCGTTCGATTATAACTTTGGAAAGGTTACTGCCTACCTGAAAGACAAAATCAATGCAAAGGACAATGCCGTTGAACGGCTGCTCACTTACCCGGAGGTCTACAGGAATTTTTTAAGAATCCCTTTTTTAAAGTCCGGCTGCCCGATACTCAATACCGCGTCAGAAGCAGATGATACACACCCGCAGCTGAAAGAAAAAGCAGCTGCCGCCCTGGCCTTCTGGAAACAGGCGGTGAAAAACCAGGTGAAAAGAGGGATTGGCAGAAAAGAGATCCGGCCGGATGTGCATCCTGTACAGACGGCCGTAGTATTGATGGCGCTTGTTGAAGGGGCCGTGTTACAGGCCAAGACCACCGGCAGAACAGCCGAACTCCATATGGCCATGGATTTTCTTGAAAAATTTATTAAGGGACTGGCCGTCTAA
- a CDS encoding deoxyguanosinetriphosphate triphosphohydrolase: MAMTWDNCFSSKRFGIDNASRDTRSDFERDWDRLIFSSPFRRLQNKTQVFPLPEEIFVHNRLTHSLEVASVGRSLGGLVGEKIAGLPEVKANAHAATFYASDLKYVIAAACLAHDMGNPAFGHSGEEAISKYFKKRDTTKEEDLTFKQLFSPEEWKDLITFEGNANALRILTMKQQGRMKGGFRLTYSTLGSIIKYPCAALASLKKGPIHRKKYGYFKIDEEVFLEIATELNMIREDGQAETIVYKRHPFVFLVEAADDICYSIIDFEDAHRLGILSYDEVRDSFLSIISSDPATNMDSVKRVADDLQGDANESIAYLRAKSIGTLIQKATAAFWNNREAILAGTFEKSLADAIPELEAPLEKVASISRQKIYNARKVVELEIAGFRIMSGLVEDFVTAALTPGDQREKEHQKILELLPSQYEFDESGSPYRKVMHILDFISGMTDVYALKLYRKLRGIEM, from the coding sequence ATGGCAATGACATGGGACAACTGTTTTTCTTCAAAACGATTCGGGATCGACAACGCCAGCAGGGATACCCGCAGTGACTTTGAACGGGACTGGGACCGGCTTATCTTCTCCAGTCCGTTCCGGCGGCTGCAAAACAAAACCCAGGTATTCCCGCTGCCCGAGGAAATTTTCGTTCACAACCGGCTCACCCATTCGCTGGAAGTAGCAAGCGTGGGAAGATCGCTGGGCGGACTGGTGGGTGAGAAGATCGCCGGGCTGCCGGAAGTGAAAGCGAATGCCCATGCTGCCACTTTTTATGCCAGCGACCTGAAGTATGTGATTGCGGCGGCCTGCCTGGCCCACGATATGGGAAACCCGGCCTTCGGGCATTCCGGCGAAGAGGCCATTTCCAAATACTTCAAAAAGCGGGATACCACAAAAGAAGAGGATCTAACATTCAAACAGCTTTTCAGCCCGGAAGAATGGAAGGACCTGATCACATTCGAAGGCAATGCAAATGCGCTCCGGATCCTGACCATGAAACAGCAAGGACGCATGAAGGGCGGATTCCGGTTAACTTACAGCACTCTCGGTTCTATCATCAAATACCCCTGTGCAGCGCTTGCATCTTTAAAAAAAGGACCCATACACCGGAAAAAATACGGTTATTTTAAGATTGACGAGGAAGTATTCCTTGAAATAGCCACTGAACTGAATATGATCCGGGAGGATGGTCAGGCCGAAACGATCGTTTACAAGCGCCATCCCTTTGTGTTTCTTGTGGAAGCAGCCGATGATATCTGTTACAGCATTATCGATTTTGAAGATGCCCACCGCCTGGGCATCCTGAGTTATGATGAGGTCCGCGACAGCTTCCTATCCATCATCTCCTCCGACCCGGCGACCAATATGGATTCGGTAAAAAGAGTGGCCGATGACCTGCAGGGTGACGCCAACGAATCCATTGCCTATCTGAGGGCAAAATCCATCGGAACCCTGATCCAAAAGGCCACTGCGGCTTTTTGGAATAACCGGGAAGCCATCCTTGCCGGAACCTTTGAAAAAAGCCTGGCAGATGCCATCCCCGAACTGGAAGCCCCACTGGAAAAGGTGGCCAGCATTTCCCGGCAAAAGATCTACAACGCCCGAAAGGTAGTGGAACTGGAAATTGCCGGGTTCCGTATCATGTCCGGCCTTGTGGAGGACTTTGTTACTGCAGCCTTAACGCCCGGTGACCAGCGGGAAAAAGAACACCAGAAAATACTGGAACTGCTCCCCTCCCAGTACGAGTTTGATGAATCCGGCAGTCCCTACCGGAAAGTAATGCACATCCTGGATTTTATCTCCGGTATGACCGATGTGTATGCCCTGAAACTGTACCGCAAACTGCGGGGTATTGAAATGTGA
- a CDS encoding Gfo/Idh/MocA family protein, translating to MHSRRKFIAHSSLLALGGFALQSFNTQNFSRIRRSTADQIRIGAIGINGMGWADTLSMLKNPGVTLAALCDVDKNVLDKRMAELSKMNIDTSKIRTYNDYRSLLDRKDIDAVIIGTPDHWHALIMIHAVQAGKDVYVEKPVGNSIAECRAMVAAQEKYNKVVQAGQWQRSQQHFRDAVDFIRSGQLGNIRTVKVWCYQGWMKPGPKVADSAPPPGVDYKLWLGPAITRPFNSSRFHFNFRWFWDYAGGLMTDWGVHLMDYAIFGMNAQVPKTVSALGGDFAYPDLYQETPDTLAALYEFDNFNLIWDHAMGIDNGLFGKDHGIAFIGNNATLELDRGGWEVLEEKRSGQKVSVARKSPSENGLDRHTQNFIEVVRSRKTADLNCPIQTGAHIATVCQMGNIAFRSQSKVTWDKAASRFTDNKLNTDYLMAAYHNGYQLPKI from the coding sequence ATGCATTCAAGACGAAAATTTATTGCCCACTCCTCCCTGTTAGCGCTGGGCGGATTTGCCCTTCAGTCGTTTAATACACAGAACTTTTCCCGTATCCGCCGCAGCACGGCCGATCAGATCCGTATCGGCGCCATCGGGATCAACGGAATGGGATGGGCCGATACCCTTTCCATGCTTAAGAACCCGGGTGTAACACTTGCCGCGCTTTGTGATGTGGACAAAAACGTGCTGGACAAGCGGATGGCCGAGCTTTCGAAAATGAATATCGACACATCGAAAATAAGGACCTATAACGATTACCGCTCGTTGCTGGACCGCAAGGATATTGATGCCGTGATCATCGGTACCCCGGATCACTGGCATGCCCTGATCATGATCCACGCCGTTCAGGCCGGCAAGGATGTATATGTGGAAAAGCCGGTAGGCAACTCCATTGCCGAATGCCGGGCCATGGTGGCCGCCCAGGAAAAATACAATAAAGTGGTGCAGGCGGGTCAATGGCAGCGCAGTCAGCAGCATTTCCGTGATGCGGTCGATTTTATCCGTTCCGGTCAGCTGGGTAATATCCGCACGGTAAAAGTATGGTGCTACCAGGGCTGGATGAAACCCGGTCCGAAAGTGGCAGACAGCGCACCGCCTCCGGGTGTGGACTATAAACTGTGGCTGGGACCGGCAATAACCCGGCCCTTCAACTCCAGCAGGTTCCACTTTAACTTCCGCTGGTTCTGGGATTATGCCGGCGGACTGATGACCGACTGGGGAGTGCACCTGATGGACTATGCCATCTTTGGCATGAATGCCCAGGTACCCAAAACGGTTTCCGCACTGGGCGGCGACTTTGCCTATCCGGATCTTTACCAGGAAACACCGGACACCCTGGCAGCCCTCTATGAGTTTGACAATTTTAATCTTATCTGGGATCATGCCATGGGCATCGATAACGGGCTGTTTGGCAAAGACCATGGCATTGCCTTTATTGGCAATAATGCCACCCTTGAACTGGATCGCGGCGGCTGGGAAGTGCTGGAAGAAAAACGCAGCGGTCAAAAAGTAAGTGTTGCCCGGAAAAGCCCTTCTGAAAACGGGCTCGACCGGCATACACAGAATTTTATAGAGGTGGTACGTTCCCGGAAAACAGCAGACCTTAACTGCCCCATTCAAACCGGTGCCCATATTGCCACCGTTTGCCAGATGGGAAATATCGCTTTCCGCAGCCAGTCGAAAGTTACCTGGGATAAGGCTGCCAGCCGGTTTACTGATAATAAACTGAACACGGATTATCTTATGGCGGCTTATCACAATGGGTATCAGCTTCCAAAGATTTAA
- a CDS encoding sensor histidine kinase yields the protein MKGYFFILLLTLLKTAAAQDTDRRHPYFRDTFNWQQARTEFRNAWSRDAGARKDGRRDLRIIGYYSTTILLQGLFAQTRVPQLKANRLDSTDHYETFMGYSGAYPIPVFDSVGVIVTISGINKGNAHQFEYRILKDKTTELVPWSQCTTFCAADLVWMVPDEPHVKEVAYLGQFKESMGTFLLFQVRKKNDTKVLVTLGAYWLKRAPEVVGVFTQQNMNAFLTAFKIQWQMDPGTNVEDGAEEKRDRLLIRKDTFQNNENSLIFYLADKVRSKEIVEYNLIKGTDSTGWKANDFDLNFIWLKELAPGQYHLLTRYSVQRQSVSRYPFIILPAWYQTLWFKILTGIAAMLLLAFLMILYINRLQHKKLRTAALQKQQISTELKSIRSQFNPHFVFNALNSIQGLITKNDPAGAHQYLSEFSALMRESLKGSDREMISIARETAILRKYLNLEQLRFGFAYEINTDDAIDLNAVEVPALLLQPLAENAVKHGIAVLHERGLLKIEFRKEEEDLIVTVTDNGKGFDPTEAAQGFGLKLTKDRIALLNETLHRQRIGLAFDKNGKETSAIIYFKNWLL from the coding sequence ATGAAAGGATATTTTTTTATTCTATTATTGACGTTGCTGAAAACGGCGGCTGCGCAGGATACAGACCGGCGACATCCTTATTTCAGGGATACGTTTAACTGGCAGCAGGCAAGGACCGAGTTCCGGAATGCATGGAGCCGGGATGCCGGTGCGAGAAAGGATGGGAGAAGGGATCTGCGGATCATCGGGTATTATTCTACAACTATCTTATTGCAGGGTTTGTTTGCCCAGACCCGTGTCCCGCAATTAAAAGCCAACAGGCTGGACAGCACGGATCATTATGAGACCTTTATGGGTTATTCAGGTGCCTATCCCATTCCGGTCTTTGATTCGGTAGGGGTCATTGTTACGATAAGCGGTATCAACAAGGGAAATGCGCACCAGTTTGAATACCGGATCTTAAAAGACAAAACGACCGAGCTGGTGCCCTGGTCTCAATGCACGACCTTCTGTGCGGCGGACCTTGTTTGGATGGTCCCGGATGAGCCGCATGTAAAAGAGGTAGCGTACCTGGGTCAGTTTAAAGAAAGTATGGGCACCTTTTTATTATTCCAGGTAAGAAAAAAGAATGATACAAAGGTATTGGTAACCCTGGGGGCTTACTGGCTGAAACGTGCACCCGAAGTGGTGGGTGTTTTTACCCAGCAAAACATGAATGCGTTTTTGACCGCGTTTAAAATTCAATGGCAGATGGATCCGGGCACCAATGTTGAGGATGGTGCGGAAGAGAAAAGGGACCGGCTCCTGATCAGGAAAGATACGTTCCAGAATAATGAGAACAGCCTTATTTTCTATCTGGCAGATAAGGTAAGATCAAAGGAGATCGTCGAATATAACCTCATAAAAGGAACGGACAGCACTGGATGGAAAGCAAATGACTTTGATCTGAATTTTATCTGGTTAAAGGAACTGGCGCCGGGGCAATACCATCTTTTAACACGCTACAGCGTACAGCGGCAGAGCGTTTCCCGTTACCCGTTTATAATCCTTCCGGCCTGGTACCAGACCCTTTGGTTCAAAATACTCACCGGTATTGCAGCCATGCTCCTGCTGGCGTTTCTGATGATCCTTTACATAAACCGCCTTCAGCATAAAAAACTCAGAACGGCGGCTTTGCAAAAGCAGCAGATCTCTACAGAGTTAAAATCGATCCGGTCACAGTTTAATCCCCACTTCGTATTCAACGCACTGAATTCGATACAGGGGCTGATCACAAAAAATGATCCGGCCGGAGCCCATCAGTACCTGTCGGAGTTCAGTGCCCTTATGCGGGAGTCATTAAAGGGAAGCGACCGCGAAATGATCAGTATTGCCCGCGAAACAGCAATACTGCGGAAGTACCTGAACCTGGAACAACTGCGTTTCGGGTTTGCCTATGAAATCAATACAGATGATGCAATTGATCTCAATGCGGTGGAGGTTCCGGCGCTTTTGCTGCAACCCCTGGCAGAGAATGCGGTCAAACACGGGATTGCGGTCCTGCATGAAAGGGGGCTGCTGAAAATTGAATTCAGAAAAGAAGAAGAGGATCTGATTGTAACCGTGACGGATAACGGAAAGGGATTTGATCCTACAGAAGCGGCACAGGGTTTTGGTCTGAAGCTCACAAAAGACCGGATCGCATTGCTGAATGAAACCCTGCACCGGCAGCGGATCGGGCTTGCTTTTGATAAAAACGGAAAAGAAACCAGTGCAATAATATATTTTAAAAACTGGCTATTATGA
- a CDS encoding LytR/AlgR family response regulator transcription factor gives MIQAVIIDDEQNNIDNLEGLLHRYCPQVYVAGLAINADDGAALIRGLKPDLVFLDIQMPGKNGFQMLQELSVHSFEIILITAFDQYGIQAIKFSAVDYLLKPLNIGELKTAVQKAERRITEKMQNRELENLLQLIRNREERSAHKLALPTVKETRFVHPKEIIRCESSNAYTFFFLNDATKITVSHPIFEYEELLKDYGFVRCHQSHLVNKAYIRSWVKEDGGFLVLEDESRIPVSRSKKEHVAAVLITIKK, from the coding sequence ATGATACAGGCCGTAATCATCGACGACGAACAAAATAATATTGATAACCTGGAAGGCCTGCTGCACCGGTATTGTCCGCAGGTGTATGTTGCCGGATTAGCGATAAATGCAGATGATGGGGCGGCTCTTATAAGAGGATTGAAACCGGACCTTGTTTTCCTGGACATCCAGATGCCGGGCAAGAACGGGTTCCAGATGTTACAGGAGCTTTCTGTCCATTCTTTTGAGATCATCCTGATCACGGCCTTTGATCAGTACGGCATCCAGGCCATTAAATTTTCTGCGGTGGACTATTTATTGAAGCCGCTGAATATCGGCGAACTGAAAACTGCTGTACAAAAAGCGGAGCGGCGCATCACCGAAAAAATGCAGAACCGCGAACTGGAAAATCTTTTACAACTGATCCGGAACCGGGAAGAACGATCTGCACATAAACTGGCACTGCCCACTGTAAAGGAAACACGGTTTGTACATCCGAAAGAGATCATCCGCTGCGAATCATCCAATGCCTATACCTTCTTCTTTTTAAATGATGCAACAAAGATCACCGTATCACACCCCATTTTTGAATATGAGGAACTGCTGAAGGATTATGGTTTTGTGCGCTGTCACCAGTCGCACCTGGTTAACAAGGCATACATCCGAAGCTGGGTAAAGGAAGACGGAGGTTTCCTGGTACTGGAAGATGAGAGCCGGATACCCGTTTCAAGAAGTAAGAAAGAACATGTTGCGGCGGTATTGATCACAATAAAAAAATAG